A window of the Cystobacter fuscus genome harbors these coding sequences:
- a CDS encoding CpsD/CapB family tyrosine-protein kinase, which produces MEKTMERAGNFLPRVDESAGSPNAVDNRVVSLTAPASIAAEQYRSLYYRLERMRELRPLKVVGVTSAMPGEGKTVTTVNLALAAARANPERRILLIDADLRRGQVAQVLGIRGRPGLAELLSGECEVRELVRRFHATRMAVITAGGTPEEPTQALASARMKQFLKLVRDHFDEVYVDLPPTLPFADASILGHQTDGLLMVVRAHHSQARTVTQAMEQLGGAPVLGCVLNGAEMSAAPYLKEYSSNKK; this is translated from the coding sequence ATGGAAAAGACCATGGAACGGGCGGGGAACTTCCTTCCCCGGGTGGATGAGTCCGCCGGTTCACCGAACGCGGTGGACAATCGGGTGGTGTCGCTCACGGCGCCCGCCTCGATCGCGGCCGAGCAGTACCGCAGTCTTTATTACAGGCTGGAGCGCATGCGCGAGCTGCGCCCCCTGAAGGTGGTGGGTGTCACCTCGGCCATGCCCGGCGAGGGCAAGACGGTGACGACGGTGAACCTCGCCCTGGCCGCCGCCCGGGCCAACCCCGAGCGCCGCATCCTGCTCATCGACGCGGACCTGCGCCGGGGCCAGGTGGCCCAGGTGCTCGGCATCCGGGGCCGCCCCGGGCTCGCCGAGCTGCTCTCCGGCGAGTGCGAGGTGCGCGAGCTGGTGCGCCGCTTCCACGCCACGCGCATGGCGGTCATCACCGCGGGTGGCACGCCCGAGGAGCCCACCCAGGCGCTGGCGAGCGCCCGGATGAAGCAGTTCCTCAAGCTGGTGCGAGACCACTTCGATGAGGTCTACGTGGACCTGCCGCCGACGCTGCCCTTCGCGGACGCGTCCATCCTCGGGCACCAGACGGACGGCCTGCTCATGGTGGTGCGCGCCCACCACTCCCAGGCCAGGACGGTCACCCAGGCCATGGAGCAGTTGGGCGGAGCGCCGGTGCTGGGCTGCGTGCTCAACGGCGCGGAGATGAGCGCGGCGCCGTACTTGAAGGAGTACTCCAGCAACAAGAAGTAG
- a CDS encoding sugar transferase, whose amino-acid sequence MLRVFHHYFSARKLTLFLIEGAAIALACVLGAMACARMLAPADGGLALARSMTGLMLLGVTFVPTFQFSLYLMDLYDLRVAAEDRGRGARLLKAAGVTTAVVGLLMLVAPAVLPIQLPPGALLGGAVGALVGTALVRYSLRAVVGGPSRVLIVGDGLKARALATAIEQGGEDSFQVVAMMDPRRPRASTQELEPVNVTAERLKADFVVQAADDMRGANWMDALLRCRLDGRRVYEAAGFCERVLRRIPVTHLRTSDFAFADELTVSGARRAAKRVFDILVASTLLLCAAPFLLLVMAAIKLDSKGPLFYRQERTGLNGKSYWLWKFRSMRTDAEKDGAVWARTNDDRVTRVGRFIRKTRIDEIPQVINILTGDMSFVGPRPERPVFIEQLKQQIPFYALREAVKPGLTGWAQIRYPYGASVEDARNKLEFDLYYVKNGSLFLDMSIIFHTVRHVLLARGAR is encoded by the coding sequence GTGCTTCGGGTATTCCATCACTACTTTTCAGCCAGGAAGCTGACCCTGTTCCTCATCGAGGGAGCCGCGATCGCCCTGGCCTGTGTTCTGGGCGCGATGGCGTGTGCGCGGATGCTGGCGCCGGCGGACGGCGGCCTCGCGCTGGCCCGCTCCATGACGGGGCTGATGCTCCTGGGGGTGACGTTCGTCCCCACGTTCCAGTTCTCGCTCTACCTCATGGATTTGTATGACCTGAGGGTGGCGGCGGAGGACCGCGGCCGGGGCGCCCGGCTGCTCAAGGCGGCCGGGGTGACCACGGCCGTCGTCGGGCTGCTGATGCTGGTGGCGCCGGCGGTGCTGCCCATCCAACTGCCTCCCGGGGCGCTGCTGGGCGGGGCCGTGGGCGCGCTGGTGGGCACGGCCCTGGTGCGCTACTCGCTGCGCGCCGTGGTGGGCGGACCCAGCCGGGTGCTCATCGTGGGCGACGGCCTCAAGGCGCGCGCGCTCGCCACCGCCATCGAGCAGGGCGGCGAGGACAGCTTCCAGGTGGTGGCCATGATGGATCCCCGCCGGCCGCGCGCGAGCACCCAGGAGCTCGAGCCCGTCAACGTCACGGCCGAGCGGCTCAAGGCGGACTTCGTGGTGCAGGCCGCGGACGACATGCGCGGGGCGAACTGGATGGACGCGCTGTTGCGCTGCCGTCTGGACGGGCGCCGGGTGTACGAGGCCGCCGGCTTCTGCGAGCGCGTGCTGCGCCGGATTCCGGTGACGCACCTGCGCACCAGCGACTTCGCCTTCGCCGACGAGCTGACGGTGTCGGGCGCCCGGCGCGCCGCCAAGCGCGTCTTCGACATCCTCGTGGCCAGCACGCTGCTCCTCTGCGCGGCGCCCTTCCTGCTCCTCGTCATGGCCGCCATCAAGCTCGACTCCAAGGGGCCGCTCTTCTACCGGCAGGAGCGCACGGGCCTCAACGGCAAGTCCTACTGGCTGTGGAAGTTCCGCAGCATGCGCACCGACGCGGAGAAGGACGGCGCGGTGTGGGCACGCACCAACGATGACCGGGTCACCCGCGTGGGCCGCTTCATCCGCAAGACGCGCATCGACGAGATTCCCCAGGTCATCAACATCCTCACCGGCGACATGAGCTTCGTGGGCCCGCGGCCCGAGCGCCCGGTGTTCATCGAGCAGCTCAAGCAGCAGATTCCCTTCTATGCGCTGCGCGAGGCCGTCAAGCCGGGCCTCACCGGGTGGGCGCAGATCCGCTACCCCTACGGGGCCTCGGTGGAGGACGCGCGCAACAAGTTGGAATTCGATCTGTACTACGTGAAGAACGGCTCGCTTTTCCTGGACATGAGCATCATCTTCCACACCGTGAGGCACGTACTGCTCGCGCGGGGAGCGCGGTAG
- a CDS encoding gluconeogenesis factor YvcK family protein, translating into MIESDSVLDETWSTQTDAARQAGEQNGLRQALELRRTRIVAMGGGTGLPMVLKGLARRATSKPGEPGLDLTAVVAMSDDGGSSGRLRRTRGALPPGDVRNCLVALAEGKGPLSEVFQYRFAGKKGLAGHAVGNLLISALAELKGDFMEAVRVSGTLLGAKGRVLPSTLAPVNLVAQMEDSTEVVGESNISRARGRIRRVQLSPSAPAPVDGLLESIRTADMIVIGPGSLYSSVMPNLLVDGVAQALRETRALKVMVANLMTQPGETDGMDCLDHVRAVIDHVGPVLDAVLVNAATPCEEAVRRYARKGSIPVRVDRRALIDAGVIPVEADLLKEGSRIRHDGRKVTRCLLKMARSGV; encoded by the coding sequence ATGATCGAGTCGGATTCGGTTCTCGACGAGACGTGGAGCACGCAGACGGACGCGGCGCGGCAGGCGGGTGAGCAGAACGGGTTGCGGCAGGCGCTCGAGCTGCGGCGCACGCGCATCGTGGCCATGGGCGGTGGAACGGGATTGCCCATGGTGCTCAAGGGCCTGGCCCGACGCGCGACGTCGAAGCCGGGCGAGCCCGGGCTGGATCTCACCGCGGTGGTGGCCATGAGCGACGACGGAGGCAGCTCCGGCCGCCTGCGCCGCACGCGCGGCGCGCTGCCTCCCGGGGACGTGCGCAACTGCCTCGTGGCGCTCGCCGAGGGCAAGGGCCCTCTGAGCGAGGTGTTCCAATACCGCTTCGCCGGCAAGAAGGGGCTCGCGGGCCACGCGGTGGGCAACCTGCTCATCTCCGCGCTCGCCGAGCTCAAGGGCGACTTCATGGAGGCGGTGCGCGTGTCCGGCACGCTCCTGGGCGCCAAGGGCCGCGTGCTGCCGAGCACCCTGGCCCCCGTGAACCTGGTGGCCCAGATGGAGGACTCCACCGAGGTGGTGGGCGAGAGCAACATCAGCCGCGCCCGGGGCCGCATCCGCAGGGTGCAGCTCAGCCCCAGCGCCCCGGCGCCCGTGGACGGGCTGCTCGAGTCCATCCGCACCGCGGACATGATCGTCATCGGGCCGGGCTCGCTGTACTCCAGCGTCATGCCCAACCTGCTGGTGGACGGGGTGGCCCAGGCCCTGCGCGAGACGCGCGCACTCAAGGTCATGGTGGCCAACCTCATGACCCAGCCGGGCGAGACGGACGGTATGGACTGCCTGGATCACGTGCGCGCCGTCATCGATCACGTGGGGCCGGTGCTCGACGCGGTGCTCGTCAACGCCGCCACGCCCTGTGAAGAGGCCGTGCGCCGCTATGCCCGCAAGGGCTCCATCCCCGTCCGGGTGGATCGCCGCGCCCTCATCGACGCCGGCGTCATCCCCGTGGAGGCGGACCTGCTCAAGGAGGGCTCGCGCATCCGGCATGACGGCCGCAAGGTGACGCGCTGCCTGTTGAAGATGGCCCGCTCGGGAGTCTGA
- a CDS encoding GNAT family N-acetyltransferase yields the protein MEARQLTPSPRVVEVTDRATFMALEPEWNALVQATADEPFYRHEFFRIWIDDFAPEARLRVLTLRDGEGRLTAVLPLMAERASLYGVPARQLSATANTHSCRFDLVAREPAEAAAAFFAHLRADKGWDVLRLTDVPEGGAGWHLYEAAKGAGMPVGTWESLQSPYIPLPATWEAYQASLSSKFKANCRRRRRKLEEKGLVTMERVEGGLGLEAKLEEGFALEASGWKGQRGTAMAQDGRTRGFYSELARTAAYDGRLALYYLRLDGRAVAFQYSLEYGGRYFLLKPGYDETLGDCSPGQLLMEEVLRECIGRGLREFDFLGPDMGWKRDWTDRVRRHTWLYVFNDSAFGRALCAAKFRWAPAAREVMARWKR from the coding sequence ATGGAAGCCAGACAGCTCACTCCCTCGCCCCGTGTTGTCGAGGTGACGGACCGCGCCACCTTCATGGCGCTGGAGCCGGAGTGGAACGCGCTCGTGCAGGCCACGGCCGACGAGCCCTTCTACCGACACGAGTTCTTCCGCATCTGGATCGACGACTTCGCCCCCGAGGCCCGCCTGCGCGTGCTCACGTTGCGCGACGGGGAGGGACGGCTCACGGCGGTGCTGCCGCTCATGGCCGAGCGCGCCTCCTTGTACGGGGTGCCGGCGCGGCAGCTCTCCGCCACGGCCAACACGCACTCGTGCCGGTTCGATCTGGTGGCGCGCGAGCCCGCCGAGGCCGCCGCCGCCTTCTTCGCGCACCTGCGGGCGGACAAGGGCTGGGACGTGCTGCGGCTCACCGACGTGCCGGAAGGGGGCGCGGGCTGGCACTTGTACGAGGCGGCCAAGGGGGCGGGGATGCCCGTGGGGACGTGGGAGTCCCTGCAGTCGCCCTACATCCCGCTGCCGGCCACGTGGGAGGCGTACCAGGCGAGCCTGTCGTCCAAGTTCAAGGCCAACTGCCGCCGCCGACGCCGCAAGCTGGAGGAGAAGGGCCTCGTCACGATGGAGCGCGTGGAAGGCGGGCTGGGCCTGGAGGCCAAGCTGGAGGAGGGCTTCGCGCTGGAGGCGAGCGGCTGGAAGGGCCAGCGTGGCACGGCCATGGCGCAGGACGGGCGCACGCGGGGCTTCTACTCGGAGCTGGCACGTACCGCGGCGTATGACGGCCGGCTGGCGCTGTACTACCTGCGGCTGGACGGGCGCGCGGTGGCCTTCCAGTACTCGCTGGAGTACGGCGGGCGCTACTTCCTGCTCAAGCCCGGCTACGACGAGACGCTGGGGGATTGCAGCCCGGGCCAGCTCCTCATGGAGGAGGTGCTGCGCGAGTGCATCGGCCGTGGCCTGCGCGAGTTCGACTTCCTCGGGCCGGACATGGGCTGGAAGCGCGACTGGACGGACCGGGTGCGCCGGCACACCTGGCTCTACGTTTTCAATGACTCGGCTTTCGGCCGCGCGTTGTGCGCGGCCAAGTTCCGCTGGGCCCCCGCGGCCCGGGAGGTGATGGCGCGATGGAAGCGGTGA
- a CDS encoding DegT/DnrJ/EryC1/StrS family aminotransferase: MEAVKTDKLFVPALPTLWPSMLTGRRAPSHFMPFGARNVRYFYFARNAIWTTVKMLGLDAGEVLMPAYHHGVEVEAVVDAGATPRFYRVGSRWDVDLEDVEKRIGPKTKALYLIHYAGFPGPVEEMRRIADKHGLPLIEDCALSLLSADGSVPLGTTGDIGIFCLYKTLPMPHGGALTVNGARQYSLPEPPLPPSSSTFSHTVSSLLQNLELRGGAFGRSVRGMVRGLGKGAVKAADIERVATGTQHFDRRHVDLGMSPFAHRIAQAQDLEAVVERRRRNYFFLLGRLRDVSTPLFNQLSPGVCPLFYPLVVDNKERVLERLRARGIEAIDFWKYFHPACDASAFPEVAKLRRSIVEVPCHQDLTSEVMAEVANVVREALVPERPERKNVG, translated from the coding sequence ATGGAAGCGGTGAAGACCGACAAGCTGTTCGTTCCCGCCCTGCCCACGCTGTGGCCGAGCATGTTGACGGGGCGCAGGGCCCCGAGCCACTTCATGCCCTTTGGCGCGCGCAACGTGCGCTACTTCTACTTCGCCCGCAACGCCATCTGGACGACGGTGAAGATGCTGGGGCTGGACGCGGGCGAGGTGCTCATGCCCGCCTACCACCACGGCGTGGAGGTGGAGGCCGTGGTGGACGCCGGCGCCACGCCGCGCTTCTACCGCGTGGGCAGCCGCTGGGACGTGGACCTGGAGGACGTGGAGAAGCGCATCGGTCCGAAGACGAAGGCGCTCTACCTCATCCACTACGCGGGCTTTCCCGGCCCCGTCGAGGAGATGCGCCGCATCGCCGACAAGCACGGCCTGCCGCTCATCGAGGACTGCGCCCTGTCGCTCCTGAGCGCGGACGGCTCGGTGCCGCTCGGCACCACGGGTGACATCGGCATCTTCTGCCTCTACAAGACGCTGCCCATGCCGCACGGCGGGGCGCTCACCGTCAATGGCGCCCGGCAGTACAGCCTGCCCGAGCCGCCCCTGCCGCCCTCCTCGTCCACCTTCAGCCACACCGTGTCCTCGCTCCTGCAGAACCTGGAGCTGCGCGGCGGGGCGTTCGGACGGAGCGTGCGCGGCATGGTGCGCGGGCTCGGCAAGGGCGCGGTGAAGGCCGCGGACATCGAGCGCGTCGCCACCGGTACCCAACACTTCGACCGGCGGCACGTGGACCTGGGCATGAGCCCCTTCGCCCACCGCATCGCCCAGGCGCAGGACCTGGAGGCCGTGGTGGAGCGGCGGCGGCGCAACTACTTCTTCCTGCTCGGCCGGCTGCGCGACGTGTCCACGCCGCTCTTCAACCAGCTCTCCCCGGGCGTCTGCCCCCTGTTCTACCCGCTGGTGGTGGACAACAAGGAGCGGGTGCTCGAGCGGCTGCGCGCGCGGGGCATCGAGGCCATCGACTTCTGGAAGTACTTCCACCCCGCGTGTGACGCGTCCGCCTTCCCCGAGGTGGCGAAGCTGCGGCGCTCCATCGTCGAGGTGCCCTGCCACCAGGATCTCACGTCCGAGGTCATGGCGGAGGTGGCCAACGTGGTGCGGGAAGCGCTGGTACCGGAGCGCCCCGAGCGAAAGAACGTGGGCTGA
- a CDS encoding GNAT family N-acetyltransferase: protein MIREAELMPSPSPARWLEVSTVRTTSGLAGMRAEWNALLDDSQAGPFNAWEWLYPWCRRIGSDRQPFVLQARDRSGALVGLLPLGFDHHWVMGRPIRRLAFLGESHVGSDYLDVVARRGREEEVARTFASALWELRDQWDVLDLTDLREDSVTVRVLRETFEKQGVGTALTERYVCPYESLGRGESFDDFLKRTSRRDNYLRRKKWLEKQEGYRIEKTEAPGALAGPLTDFFRLHAMRWESDGGSQGIRGRGVEAFHRDATQLLAERGRLRLYTMKVGGQAVASVYGITHGSSFIYFQSGYDPAWRNRSVGLVLVGATFRDALEAGLTEYDFLRGTETYKSDWTTKQRRTVSLRILSPGGDGEWFVRREQGMRRVREVAKSLLPQDAVERVRRLRRRLSAVRG from the coding sequence GTGATTCGCGAAGCGGAATTGATGCCCTCTCCCAGCCCCGCGCGGTGGCTGGAGGTCTCCACCGTGAGGACCACGTCCGGGCTCGCCGGGATGCGCGCCGAGTGGAACGCGCTCCTGGACGACAGCCAGGCGGGACCCTTCAACGCGTGGGAGTGGTTGTACCCGTGGTGCCGGCGGATCGGCTCCGATCGCCAGCCCTTCGTGTTGCAGGCGAGGGACCGGAGTGGGGCGCTGGTGGGGCTGTTGCCACTGGGCTTCGACCACCACTGGGTGATGGGGCGTCCCATCCGGCGGCTGGCCTTCCTGGGCGAGTCGCACGTGGGCAGCGACTACCTGGACGTGGTGGCGCGGCGCGGCCGGGAGGAGGAGGTGGCGCGCACCTTCGCCTCCGCCCTGTGGGAGCTGAGGGATCAGTGGGACGTGCTCGATCTGACGGACCTGCGCGAGGACTCGGTGACGGTGCGCGTGCTGCGCGAGACCTTCGAGAAGCAGGGCGTGGGCACGGCGCTGACCGAGCGCTATGTCTGCCCTTACGAGTCCCTGGGGCGGGGAGAGTCCTTCGACGACTTCCTCAAGCGCACGAGCCGGCGGGACAACTACCTGCGGCGCAAGAAGTGGCTGGAGAAGCAGGAGGGCTACCGCATCGAGAAGACGGAGGCGCCGGGCGCGCTCGCCGGGCCGCTGACGGACTTCTTCCGGTTGCACGCCATGCGCTGGGAGTCGGACGGAGGCTCCCAGGGCATTCGCGGCCGGGGCGTCGAGGCCTTCCACCGGGATGCCACGCAACTGCTCGCCGAGCGCGGGCGTCTGCGCCTGTACACGATGAAGGTGGGAGGCCAGGCGGTGGCCTCGGTGTATGGCATTACCCACGGCAGCTCGTTCATCTACTTCCAGTCGGGGTATGACCCGGCGTGGCGCAACCGCAGCGTGGGGCTGGTGCTCGTGGGGGCGACGTTCCGCGACGCCCTCGAGGCCGGGCTCACCGAGTACGACTTCCTGCGCGGCACCGAGACGTACAAGTCGGACTGGACGACGAAGCAGCGGCGCACCGTGTCCCTGCGGATTCTCTCGCCCGGCGGGGATGGCGAGTGGTTCGTGCGGCGTGAGCAGGGGATGAGGCGGGTGCGTGAAGTGGCCAAGAGCCTGTTGCCCCAGGACGCCGTCGAGCGCGTGCGCCGGCTGCGGCGCCGGCTGTCCGCGGTGCGCGGGTAG
- a CDS encoding GH3 auxin-responsive promoter family protein produces MASLPWIPRLFSYVMRAAGRRGKQRFIEQTRHAARVNADTLRAILQHNQDTDFGRRHGFASLRTVEDFQRALPVSTYEPFRPYMERIARGEQNVLTADRVEYLGITSGTTGQRKLLPVTRPHLENMRRTMMIGRTVVAEKVPAAHRPARGMILMNAVLRERSEGGLLMGALTAISTHSMGRAASFAFTSPPEAFRLRKHADALYLHLLFGLRERELGTLMAPFASGLLDLVHLLERRGADLVDDIARGVLRPELDLEPEQRHRLQSLLRPDPERAREVSQMLAQGPHGLLRRLWPGLAYVSSITGAGFSLYTRQLTPYLEGVPLNAASYVSTEGVLGVPLELEQAVYCLMVGAAFFEFIPERELDAESPPTLLPEQLVEGEAYELVLTTQAGLYRYRLGDVVRIVGRYHQAPLMEFLYRRGALLNLMGEKTSEHAARLALEQALATEGLLPADYSVVEETETLPGRYALFVELQEGARPQGAPEQLSRALEEALCRTNPFYEVIRRSERLGPAQLHRVESGTFQALRDVLVQRGASPTQVKVPRVVRDAELQGLLRQRRVTG; encoded by the coding sequence ATGGCCTCACTACCCTGGATTCCCCGTCTTTTCAGCTACGTCATGCGAGCTGCTGGCCGTCGCGGCAAACAGCGGTTCATCGAGCAGACACGCCATGCCGCGCGCGTGAACGCGGACACGCTGCGCGCCATCCTCCAGCACAACCAGGACACGGACTTCGGCCGGCGCCATGGCTTCGCCTCCCTGCGCACCGTGGAGGACTTCCAGCGCGCCCTGCCCGTCAGTACCTACGAGCCCTTCCGGCCCTACATGGAGCGCATCGCCCGGGGCGAGCAGAACGTACTCACCGCCGACCGGGTGGAGTACCTGGGCATCACCTCGGGCACCACCGGTCAACGCAAGCTGCTCCCCGTGACCCGGCCCCACCTGGAGAACATGCGGCGCACCATGATGATTGGCCGCACCGTGGTGGCCGAGAAGGTGCCCGCCGCCCACCGTCCCGCTCGCGGAATGATTCTCATGAACGCCGTGCTCCGCGAGCGCTCCGAGGGCGGACTGCTGATGGGCGCGCTCACCGCCATCTCCACCCATTCGATGGGCCGCGCCGCGTCCTTCGCGTTCACCTCGCCGCCGGAAGCCTTCCGCCTGCGCAAGCACGCCGATGCGCTCTACCTGCACCTGCTCTTCGGCCTGCGCGAGCGCGAGCTCGGCACCCTCATGGCCCCCTTCGCCTCGGGGCTGCTGGACCTGGTGCACCTGCTGGAGCGGCGCGGAGCTGATCTGGTGGACGACATCGCCCGCGGGGTGCTGCGCCCGGAACTCGATCTGGAGCCGGAGCAGCGCCACCGCCTCCAGTCCCTCCTGCGCCCCGACCCCGAGCGCGCCCGTGAGGTCTCCCAGATGCTCGCGCAGGGTCCCCACGGCCTCTTGCGCCGGCTGTGGCCCGGGCTCGCCTACGTCTCCTCCATCACCGGGGCCGGCTTCTCCCTCTACACCCGACAGCTCACTCCCTACCTCGAGGGCGTGCCCTTGAATGCCGCCAGCTACGTCAGCACCGAGGGGGTCCTGGGCGTGCCACTCGAACTCGAGCAGGCCGTCTATTGCCTCATGGTGGGCGCGGCCTTCTTCGAGTTCATCCCCGAGCGGGAGCTGGACGCGGAGTCTCCCCCCACCCTGTTGCCCGAGCAGCTCGTGGAGGGCGAGGCCTATGAGCTGGTGCTCACGACCCAGGCGGGCCTGTACCGCTACCGCCTGGGGGACGTGGTGCGCATCGTGGGCCGCTACCACCAGGCGCCGCTGATGGAGTTCCTCTACCGGCGTGGCGCGCTGCTCAACCTCATGGGGGAGAAGACCTCGGAGCACGCCGCGCGCCTCGCCCTGGAGCAGGCGCTGGCCACCGAGGGGCTGCTGCCCGCCGACTACAGCGTGGTGGAGGAGACCGAGACGCTCCCCGGGCGTTATGCCCTCTTCGTCGAGCTCCAGGAAGGCGCGCGGCCCCAGGGCGCTCCGGAGCAGTTGAGCCGGGCGCTGGAAGAGGCGCTGTGCCGGACCAATCCCTTCTACGAGGTGATCCGCCGCTCCGAGCGGCTGGGCCCCGCCCAGTTGCACCGGGTGGAGTCCGGCACCTTCCAGGCCCTGCGCGACGTGCTCGTGCAACGCGGGGCCTCGCCCACCCAGGTCAAGGTGCCCCGGGTGGTGCGGGACGCGGAGCTGCAGGGCCTGCTGCGCCAGCGCCGCGTTACGGGCTGA
- a CDS encoding GH3 auxin-responsive promoter family protein, whose product MSSTPWLLRLASHLTRAAGRRGRQDFTEQAHHAARVNRDTLHAILQHNQDTDFGRRHGFASLRTVEDFQRALPISTYAPFHPYMERIARGEQNVLTADRVEYLGITSGTTGQNKLLPVTRPHLRHLQRASAIGLSVVTEQVPAAQRPARGMILMNAELRERSEGGLLTGALAAIATQSLSRAASFALASPPDAFSIRSHADALYLHLLFGLRERKLGYIMAPFATGLMDMVHLLEQRWQDLMEDLAYGVVRPALDLAPKQRRRLQSRLRPDPKRVEELSRAIEQGPHGLLRRLWPELAYATSITGAGFSLYTQQLAPYLEGVPLYPSYYVSTESTLGVALEFERAVYCLLVGAAFFEFIPEQELDAESPTTLLPEQLVEGEAYELVLTTQAGLYRYRLEDVVRIVGRYHEAPLMEFLYRRGTLLNLMGEKTSEHAARLALEQALATEGLLPADYSVVEETETFPGRYAFFVELQGAVRPHKEPERLNRALEEALCQTNPAYEMNRRTERLGPTQLHRVAPGTFQALREVLVRRGASPTQVKVPRLVRDAELRGLLHQRRVMG is encoded by the coding sequence ATGTCCTCTACCCCCTGGCTCCTCCGTCTCGCCAGCCACCTCACGAGGGCCGCGGGTCGTCGCGGTAGGCAGGACTTCACCGAGCAGGCGCACCACGCCGCGCGCGTGAACAGGGACACGCTGCACGCCATCCTCCAGCACAACCAGGACACGGACTTCGGCCGGCGTCATGGCTTCGCCTCCCTGCGCACCGTGGAGGACTTCCAGCGCGCCCTGCCCATCAGTACCTACGCGCCCTTCCATCCCTACATGGAGCGCATCGCCCGCGGCGAGCAGAACGTGCTCACCGCCGACCGGGTGGAATACCTGGGCATCACCTCGGGCACCACCGGCCAGAACAAGCTGCTCCCCGTGACCCGGCCCCACCTGCGACACCTGCAGCGCGCGAGCGCGATCGGCCTCTCCGTGGTGACCGAGCAGGTGCCCGCCGCCCAGCGTCCCGCTCGCGGCATGATCCTCATGAACGCCGAGCTGCGCGAGCGCTCCGAGGGCGGGCTGCTGACGGGCGCGCTCGCCGCCATCGCCACCCAGTCCCTGAGCCGCGCCGCTTCCTTCGCGCTCGCCTCGCCGCCAGATGCCTTCTCCATTCGCTCGCACGCCGATGCGCTCTACCTGCACCTGCTCTTCGGCCTGCGCGAGCGCAAGCTCGGCTACATCATGGCCCCCTTCGCCACGGGGCTGATGGACATGGTGCACCTGCTGGAGCAGCGCTGGCAGGACCTGATGGAAGACCTCGCCTACGGCGTGGTGCGCCCGGCACTCGACCTGGCGCCGAAGCAGCGCCGCCGCCTCCAGTCCCGCCTGCGCCCCGACCCCAAGCGCGTCGAGGAGCTGTCCCGGGCGATCGAGCAGGGCCCCCACGGCCTCTTGCGCCGGCTGTGGCCCGAGCTCGCTTATGCCACCTCCATCACCGGGGCCGGCTTCTCCCTCTACACCCAGCAGCTCGCCCCCTACCTCGAGGGCGTGCCCCTCTACCCCTCCTACTACGTCAGCACCGAGTCGACCCTGGGCGTGGCGCTCGAGTTCGAGCGCGCCGTCTACTGCCTCCTGGTGGGCGCGGCCTTCTTCGAGTTCATCCCCGAGCAGGAGCTGGACGCGGAGTCCCCCACCACCCTGTTGCCCGAGCAGCTCGTGGAGGGCGAGGCCTATGAGCTGGTGCTCACGACCCAGGCCGGCCTGTACCGCTACCGCCTGGAGGACGTGGTGCGCATCGTGGGCCGCTACCATGAAGCGCCGCTGATGGAGTTCCTCTACCGGCGTGGCACGCTGCTCAACCTCATGGGGGAGAAGACCTCGGAGCACGCCGCGCGCCTCGCCCTGGAGCAGGCGCTGGCCACCGAGGGGCTGCTGCCCGCCGACTACAGCGTGGTGGAGGAGACGGAGACCTTCCCCGGGCGCTATGCCTTCTTCGTCGAGCTCCAGGGCGCCGTACGGCCCCACAAGGAACCGGAGCGGCTGAACCGGGCCCTGGAAGAGGCGCTGTGCCAGACCAATCCCGCCTACGAGATGAACCGCCGCACCGAGCGACTGGGCCCCACCCAGTTGCACCGGGTGGCGCCCGGCACCTTCCAGGCCCTGCGCGAGGTGCTCGTGCGGCGCGGGGCCTCGCCCACCCAGGTCAAGGTGCCCCGGTTGGTGCGGGACGCGGAGCTGCGGGGCCTGCTGCACCAGCGCCGCGTCATGGGCTGA